The Neisseria sicca genome includes a window with the following:
- the pflA gene encoding pyruvate formate lyase 1-activating protein gives MQTSIAINPETPAPAKDLGHRHYNGKGIVHSVESCGAVDGPGLRYVLFLQGCLMRCLYCHNRDTWDLHTEQAQEITVPEVMKQVMSYRHYLRATGGGVTATGGEPLLQYEFVRDWFTACHEHDIHTCLDSNGYALHYDSILDDLLDHTNLVMLDLKQIDPEIHKVLVGIPNTKTLKFAHYLAERKQPARVRYVVVPGYTDDDRSAHLLGEFIADMDNIEMVELLPYHELGAHKWALCGDTYKLTGVHPPPKETILKIKSILESYGKNIIY, from the coding sequence ATGCAGACATCCATCGCCATCAACCCCGAAACGCCCGCTCCCGCCAAAGACCTCGGACACCGCCATTACAACGGCAAAGGCATCGTCCATTCCGTAGAATCCTGCGGCGCGGTGGACGGTCCCGGATTGCGCTACGTCCTCTTTCTGCAAGGCTGCCTCATGCGCTGCCTCTACTGCCACAACCGCGACACATGGGACTTGCACACCGAACAAGCCCAAGAAATAACCGTGCCCGAAGTCATGAAGCAAGTCATGTCCTACCGACACTACCTGCGCGCCACAGGCGGCGGCGTTACCGCCACAGGCGGCGAACCGCTCCTGCAATACGAATTCGTACGCGACTGGTTTACCGCCTGCCACGAACACGACATCCACACCTGCCTCGACAGCAACGGCTACGCCCTGCATTACGATTCCATCCTTGACGACCTGCTCGACCACACCAACCTCGTTATGCTCGATTTAAAACAAATCGACCCCGAAATCCACAAAGTCCTCGTCGGCATCCCAAACACCAAAACCCTCAAATTCGCCCACTACCTCGCCGAACGCAAACAGCCCGCACGCGTCCGCTACGTTGTCGTCCCAGGCTATACCGACGACGACCGTTCCGCCCACCTGCTCGGCGAATTCATCGCAGACATGGACAATATCGAAATGGTCGAACTCCTTCCCTATCACGAACTGGGTGCGCACAAATGGGCATTGTGCGGCGATACCTACAAACTCACCGGCGTACATCCGCCTCCCAAAGAAACCATCCTCAAAATCAAATCGATTTTGGAAAGCTACGGTAAAAACATTATTTATTGA
- the recA gene encoding recombinase RecA — MSDEKSKALAAALAQIEKNFGKGSIMKMDGSQQEENLDVISTGSLGVDLALGVGGLPRGRVVEIFGPESSGKTTLCLEAIAQCQKTGGICAFIDAEHAFDPVYARKLGVKVEELYLSQPDTGEQALEICDTLVRSGGVDMVVVDSVAALVPKAEIEGEMGDSHVGLQARLMSQALRKLTGHIKRTNTLVVFINQIRMKIGVMFGSPETTTGGNALKFYASVRLDIRRTGQIKKGDDVIGNETKVKVIKNKVAPPFRQAEFDILYGEGVSWEGELIDLGVKYDIVEKSGAWYSYNGAKIGQGKDNVRVWLKENPEIANEIDAKIRAAVGINVDITEGKLDDTDGERPEE, encoded by the coding sequence ATGTCAGATGAAAAAAGCAAAGCCCTAGCCGCCGCCCTTGCCCAAATTGAAAAAAACTTCGGCAAAGGATCCATCATGAAAATGGACGGCAGCCAGCAAGAAGAAAACCTTGACGTCATCTCCACCGGCTCGCTCGGCGTAGACTTGGCACTCGGCGTCGGCGGCCTGCCGCGCGGTCGTGTCGTGGAAATCTTCGGTCCGGAATCTTCCGGTAAAACCACGCTCTGTCTCGAAGCCATTGCCCAATGTCAGAAAACCGGCGGCATCTGCGCCTTCATCGACGCGGAACACGCCTTCGACCCCGTTTACGCCCGCAAACTCGGTGTTAAAGTAGAAGAACTCTACCTCTCCCAACCCGATACCGGCGAACAGGCTCTGGAAATCTGCGACACACTGGTACGTTCCGGTGGCGTGGACATGGTCGTTGTCGACTCCGTAGCCGCCCTCGTTCCCAAAGCCGAAATTGAAGGCGAAATGGGCGACAGCCACGTCGGCCTGCAAGCCCGCCTGATGAGCCAAGCCTTGCGCAAACTGACCGGCCACATCAAACGCACCAACACACTGGTCGTCTTCATCAACCAAATCCGTATGAAAATCGGCGTGATGTTCGGCAGCCCCGAAACCACCACCGGCGGCAACGCCCTCAAATTCTACGCCTCCGTCCGCCTTGACATCCGCCGCACCGGACAAATCAAAAAAGGCGACGACGTTATCGGCAACGAAACCAAAGTCAAAGTCATCAAAAACAAAGTAGCGCCCCCGTTCCGCCAAGCAGAATTCGATATTCTGTACGGCGAAGGCGTAAGCTGGGAAGGCGAACTGATCGACCTTGGCGTCAAATATGACATCGTTGAAAAATCAGGCGCATGGTACAGCTACAACGGCGCCAAAATCGGACAAGGCAAAGACAATGTCCGCGTATGGCTGAAAGAGAATCCCGAAATCGCCAACGAAATCGACGCCAAAATCCGTGCCGCCGTGGGTATCAACGTTGATATTACCGAAGGCAAACTGGACGACACCGACGGCGAACGTCCGGAAGAATAA
- a CDS encoding Gfo/Idh/MocA family oxidoreductase: MRKIKIGLAGFGMSAQVFHLPFWRADARFEVVRVFERSGNRAQKVLPQAQTVRSFEELLSDDVDLVVITTPNQTHFDFAAQALRAGKNVVVEKPLCATAAQAFELAELAERQGVLLTVYQNRRWDSAPLTAKKLLSDDLLGEIVDAEFRFERYAAALNKKRWKETGEAGVGLVYDLGSHLMDMAVDIFGMPDELYADVRYQHDGAVSDDNFYIALYYADGKKVALTASKYAREPLLFMTLHGKRGSYVKQNVDNQEALLLGGVQPVGAWSREPEDEWGILHTEIDGAVVRKKIESVSGNYVAFYENLYDALQGKSPAAVQPRQVAEVLGLLEKVYESAKSGCRVKV; the protein is encoded by the coding sequence ATGCGGAAGATTAAAATCGGATTGGCGGGGTTCGGCATGTCGGCGCAGGTGTTCCATTTGCCGTTTTGGCGTGCGGATGCGCGGTTTGAAGTCGTGCGCGTGTTTGAACGCAGCGGCAATAGGGCGCAGAAAGTCCTGCCGCAGGCGCAGACTGTGCGTTCGTTTGAGGAATTGCTTAGCGACGATGTCGATTTGGTGGTCATTACCACGCCGAACCAGACGCATTTCGATTTTGCCGCTCAGGCTTTGCGCGCGGGTAAAAATGTGGTGGTGGAAAAACCATTGTGCGCCACGGCGGCGCAAGCCTTTGAACTGGCGGAACTCGCCGAGCGGCAGGGCGTATTGCTGACCGTTTACCAAAACCGCCGCTGGGACAGCGCGCCACTGACTGCCAAAAAGCTGCTTTCAGACGACCTTTTGGGCGAAATTGTGGATGCGGAGTTTCGTTTCGAGCGTTATGCGGCTGCCTTGAACAAAAAACGCTGGAAGGAAACGGGCGAGGCCGGCGTAGGGCTGGTGTACGATTTGGGTTCGCACCTCATGGATATGGCGGTTGATATTTTCGGGATGCCCGATGAGCTTTATGCCGACGTGCGCTATCAGCATGACGGAGCGGTCAGCGACGACAATTTCTATATCGCGCTTTATTACGCCGACGGCAAAAAAGTCGCCCTGACCGCAAGCAAATATGCCCGCGAACCTTTGCTATTCATGACTTTGCATGGCAAACGCGGTTCATACGTCAAACAAAACGTCGACAACCAAGAAGCCCTGCTGCTCGGCGGCGTGCAACCCGTCGGAGCGTGGAGCCGTGAACCGGAAGACGAATGGGGCATCCTGCACACAGAAATCGACGGGGCAGTCGTCCGCAAAAAAATCGAAAGCGTCAGTGGAAATTATGTGGCGTTTTATGAAAACCTTTATGACGCGCTGCAAGGTAAATCACCCGCAGCGGTGCAGCCGCGCCAAGTGGCGGAAGTCTTGGGGCTGCTGGAAAAAGTATATGAAAGCGCGAAATCGGGGTGTAGGGTGAAGGTGTAG
- the rbfA gene encoding 30S ribosome-binding factor RbfA → MRKPQRGYARQDRVKEQIMRELAELVRTGLKDPRAGFITINEVEVTRDYSHATVFYTVLDDSTRDITEEALEHAKGHLRSELAKRIKLFKTPELHFKYDESLERGMSISSLIDKVAAEKPVED, encoded by the coding sequence ATGAGAAAACCGCAACGCGGCTATGCCCGCCAAGACCGTGTCAAAGAACAAATCATGCGCGAACTGGCCGAGCTGGTCCGCACCGGCCTGAAAGACCCGCGCGCAGGCTTCATCACCATCAACGAAGTCGAAGTCACCCGCGATTACAGCCACGCCACCGTGTTCTATACCGTCCTCGACGACAGCACCCGCGACATCACCGAAGAAGCCTTGGAACACGCCAAAGGCCACCTGCGCAGCGAATTGGCGAAACGCATCAAACTCTTCAAAACGCCCGAACTGCACTTCAAATACGACGAATCGCTCGAACGCGGCATGAGCATTTCCAGCCTCATCGACAAAGTAGCTGCCGAAAAACCGGTGGAAGATTAA
- the truB gene encoding tRNA pseudouridine(55) synthase TruB, whose product MTAKPAKRPVNGVLLLDKPEGLSSNTALQKARRLYNAEKAGHTGVLDPLATGLLPVCFGEATKFAQYLLDADKAYTATLKLGEASSTGDAEGEIIATARADISLAEFQTACQALTGNIRQVPPMFSAIKHEGKPLYEYARKGIVIERKPRDITIYAIDITEFDAPKAVIDVRCSKGTYIRTLSEDIAKHIGTFAHLTALRRTETAGFTIRESHTLDALAELNETECDALLLPCDVLVRHLLKIELNDRAVTMLKCGQRPQFIEDISANQPILRVYDRSGTFIGLVEYQTEIGRLKALRLMNTAKD is encoded by the coding sequence ATGACCGCAAAACCCGCCAAACGCCCCGTCAACGGCGTCCTCCTGCTCGACAAGCCCGAAGGCCTTTCCAGCAACACTGCCCTACAAAAAGCCCGCCGCCTCTACAACGCCGAAAAAGCGGGGCATACCGGCGTGCTCGACCCTTTGGCGACCGGACTTTTGCCCGTCTGCTTCGGAGAAGCGACCAAGTTCGCCCAATACCTGCTGGATGCCGACAAAGCCTACACCGCCACGCTGAAACTCGGCGAAGCCAGCAGCACCGGCGATGCCGAAGGCGAAATCATCGCCACCGCCCGCGCCGACATTTCCTTAGCCGAATTTCAGACGGCATGCCAAGCCCTGACGGGCAACATCCGCCAAGTGCCGCCGATGTTTTCCGCCATCAAACACGAAGGCAAACCGCTGTACGAATACGCGCGCAAAGGCATCGTCATCGAACGCAAACCGCGCGACATCACCATTTACGCCATCGATATTACCGAGTTTGACGCACCCAAAGCCGTCATCGACGTACGTTGCAGCAAAGGCACCTACATCCGCACCCTGAGCGAAGACATCGCCAAACACATCGGCACATTCGCCCACCTGACCGCCCTGCGCCGCACCGAAACCGCCGGTTTCACCATCCGCGAAAGCCACACGCTCGACGCCTTGGCAGAATTAAACGAAACCGAATGCGACGCCCTGCTCCTGCCCTGCGACGTTTTAGTGCGGCACCTCCTCAAAATCGAACTAAACGACCGCGCCGTAACCATGCTCAAATGCGGCCAACGCCCGCAGTTTATCGAGGACATCTCCGCCAACCAGCCCATCCTCCGCGTTTACGACAGAAGCGGAACATTTATCGGCTTGGTGGAATACCAAACAGAAATCGGCCGCCTCAAAGCCCTGCGGCTGATGAACACGGCGAAAGACTGA
- a CDS encoding polynucleotide adenylyltransferase PcnB, translating to MLKKWLNKVLSGRQSRQTEVRKEIIPAEEYRINADMISFAAEKTVKRLQEEGFKAYIVGGAVRDLLLGVEPKDFDVATDATPEQVRKIFRRSRIIGRRFQIVHVMTGPETIEVTTFRGGGKVQQNAHGRIMKDNTYGSIEEDAMRRDFTCNALYYDPIREEILDFHNGVNDIAARSLVMIGDATERYREDPVRILRAVRLSGKLGFSVEESTAAPIPEYAGHLKHEPVARLFDEIMKLLFSGHARECLKKLNSLGVSDDIHPLLTALKSAEKAENRIISLALKNTDERLRQDKSVSVGFVLAAVLWPDVNRRWQQNLAQGQKPAPALTDAIESLRSDVEKGWGVPQRFAATMREIWQFQPQFEQMRGARPHRLLAQQRFRAAYDFLVLRGEVGEIDRQTVEWWNSFQHADEGLSNEMTTNHARAQGNEGVKKKRRRRPRKKKTEQGQ from the coding sequence ATGTTGAAAAAATGGCTGAACAAAGTTTTGTCCGGCAGACAGAGCAGACAAACCGAGGTTCGCAAGGAAATCATCCCTGCTGAAGAATACCGCATCAACGCGGATATGATCAGTTTTGCAGCGGAAAAAACCGTCAAACGTTTGCAAGAGGAGGGGTTCAAAGCCTACATCGTAGGCGGGGCGGTCAGAGATTTGCTGTTGGGCGTAGAGCCTAAAGACTTCGATGTCGCCACCGATGCCACGCCGGAGCAGGTGAGAAAAATTTTCCGCCGCAGCCGCATCATCGGCAGGCGTTTTCAAATCGTCCATGTCATGACAGGTCCGGAAACCATAGAAGTAACGACATTCCGCGGCGGCGGCAAGGTGCAGCAAAACGCGCACGGCAGGATTATGAAAGACAACACTTATGGCAGCATAGAAGAAGATGCGATGCGCCGCGACTTTACCTGCAATGCGTTGTATTACGATCCGATACGCGAAGAAATTTTGGATTTCCATAACGGCGTCAACGATATAGCCGCCAGAAGCCTGGTTATGATAGGCGATGCTACGGAGCGGTATCGTGAAGATCCTGTCCGTATCCTGCGCGCCGTACGCTTGTCGGGCAAACTTGGCTTTTCGGTGGAGGAATCCACTGCCGCTCCGATTCCGGAGTATGCAGGTCATCTGAAACACGAACCTGTCGCCCGTCTATTTGACGAAATCATGAAGCTGCTGTTTTCCGGCCATGCGCGGGAATGTTTGAAAAAGCTCAACAGCTTGGGTGTTTCAGACGACATCCATCCGCTTTTAACTGCGTTAAAATCGGCGGAAAAGGCTGAAAACCGCATTATTTCGCTTGCACTGAAAAACACTGACGAGCGGCTGCGTCAGGACAAATCGGTTTCGGTCGGCTTCGTCTTGGCTGCCGTACTGTGGCCGGATGTCAACCGACGCTGGCAACAGAATCTGGCACAGGGGCAAAAGCCTGCGCCTGCACTGACAGACGCTATCGAATCCCTGCGGAGCGATGTTGAAAAAGGTTGGGGCGTACCGCAGCGTTTTGCCGCGACCATGCGGGAAATCTGGCAGTTCCAACCGCAATTCGAACAGATGCGCGGCGCCCGTCCGCACCGCCTGCTCGCGCAGCAGCGTTTCCGGGCTGCTTACGACTTTCTGGTGTTGCGCGGCGAAGTGGGCGAGATTGACCGCCAAACGGTCGAATGGTGGAACAGTTTCCAGCATGCCGATGAGGGTTTGAGCAATGAAATGACGACAAACCATGCTCGTGCGCAGGGTAATGAAGGTGTGAAAAAGAAACGCCGCCGCCGTCCGCGTAAAAAGAAAACGGAACAAGGGCAATAG
- a CDS encoding class 1 fructose-bisphosphatase: protein MTTFAQFLPEHLQQNALPEQLGSVLESVICACCEISGKVRLGALSGVLGMAGTGNIQGEDQKKLDVIANDILIRILKDNPSVAGLASEEEDTFVAAHPDGRYLVLFDPLDGSSNIDVNISVGTIFSILEKPEGDLETASFLQKGRDQVAAGYVLYGPQTQLVLTVGHGLSVFTLDEDGNFVMTKENPRVPETTKEFAINMSNRRHWLPPVQRYIDELLAGETDSRGKNYNMRWVASMVAEIHRILMRGGVFMYPQDKRDLSKPGKLRLMYEANPMSLILEQAGGAAFDGQIDMLDVEPVGLHQRVAVFMGSKEEVDYIRKLHQA, encoded by the coding sequence ATGACCACATTCGCGCAATTCCTTCCAGAACATTTACAGCAAAACGCCCTGCCCGAACAATTAGGCAGCGTATTGGAATCCGTCATCTGTGCCTGCTGCGAAATCAGCGGAAAAGTCCGCCTGGGCGCGCTTTCAGGCGTTTTGGGCATGGCAGGTACGGGCAACATCCAAGGTGAAGACCAAAAGAAACTCGACGTTATCGCCAACGATATTCTCATCCGTATCTTAAAAGACAATCCGTCTGTTGCCGGTTTGGCAAGCGAAGAGGAAGACACTTTTGTCGCCGCCCATCCTGACGGACGCTATTTGGTTTTATTCGACCCGCTGGACGGCTCGTCCAACATTGATGTCAACATCTCCGTCGGCACGATTTTTTCTATTTTGGAGAAACCCGAAGGCGATTTGGAAACGGCGTCATTTTTGCAAAAAGGCCGAGACCAAGTTGCCGCAGGTTATGTTTTATACGGCCCGCAAACCCAACTGGTCTTGACCGTCGGACACGGCCTTTCCGTCTTTACTTTAGATGAGGACGGTAATTTTGTGATGACCAAAGAAAATCCGCGCGTTCCCGAAACCACCAAAGAATTTGCCATCAATATGTCCAACCGCCGCCATTGGCTGCCGCCCGTCCAACGCTATATCGACGAACTGCTGGCAGGTGAAACCGACAGTCGCGGTAAAAACTACAATATGCGCTGGGTTGCCAGCATGGTTGCCGAAATCCACCGCATCCTGATGCGCGGCGGCGTGTTCATGTATCCCCAAGACAAACGCGATCTCTCCAAACCGGGAAAACTGCGCCTGATGTACGAAGCCAACCCGATGAGCCTGATTTTGGAACAGGCAGGCGGAGCGGCTTTCGACGGACAAATCGACATGCTGGATGTCGAGCCGGTCGGATTGCACCAACGCGTCGCCGTCTTCATGGGCAGCAAAGAAGAAGTGGACTATATCCGCAAACTTCATCAAGCCTGA
- the bioB gene encoding biotin synthase BioB: MTISPVALRRKTERKPHPTARYWKKCDVEALFGLPFLDLVYQAAEIHRQNFNPREIQLSTLLSIKTGGCPEDCAYCPQSAHHNTNLGKEQMMDVDEIVEKAKIAKSRGASRFCMGAAWRGPKPKDVETVSAIIKAVKGLGMETCGTFGMLEDGMAEDFKKAGLDYYNHNLDTDPERYNDIIHTRKHEDRMDTLGKVRNAGLKVCCGGIVGMNETRAERAGLIASLANLDPQPESVPINQLVKVEGTPLADAEDLDWTEFVRTIAVARITMPHSYVRLSAGRSNMPESMQAMCFMAGANSIFYGDKLLTTENPDEDGDRLLMEKLNLYPLRFELEEEYEAAQQESEAPKIKVDY, encoded by the coding sequence ATGACCATCTCTCCCGTCGCCTTGCGCCGTAAGACCGAGCGCAAGCCGCATCCAACCGCGCGTTATTGGAAAAAATGCGATGTCGAAGCCCTGTTCGGACTTCCCTTCCTCGACCTCGTTTACCAAGCCGCCGAAATCCACCGCCAAAATTTCAACCCGCGCGAAATCCAGCTTTCCACCCTGTTGTCCATCAAAACCGGCGGCTGCCCCGAAGACTGCGCCTACTGCCCGCAATCGGCGCACCACAACACCAATCTGGGCAAAGAGCAGATGATGGATGTAGATGAAATCGTTGAAAAAGCCAAAATCGCCAAATCGCGCGGTGCAAGCCGTTTCTGCATGGGTGCGGCATGGCGCGGCCCCAAACCCAAAGACGTGGAGACGGTTTCCGCAATCATCAAAGCCGTCAAAGGATTGGGCATGGAAACCTGCGGCACGTTCGGTATGCTCGAAGACGGCATGGCGGAAGACTTCAAAAAAGCAGGTTTGGACTATTACAACCACAACCTAGACACCGACCCTGAGCGCTACAACGACATCATTCATACCCGCAAACACGAAGACCGCATGGACACCTTGGGCAAAGTCCGCAATGCCGGTTTGAAAGTCTGCTGCGGCGGCATCGTCGGCATGAACGAGACCCGCGCCGAGCGTGCCGGACTGATTGCCAGCCTCGCCAACCTCGACCCGCAGCCCGAAAGCGTGCCTATTAACCAGCTCGTCAAAGTAGAAGGCACGCCGCTGGCCGATGCCGAAGATTTAGACTGGACGGAGTTTGTCCGCACCATCGCCGTGGCTCGGATTACCATGCCGCACAGCTACGTCCGCCTGTCGGCAGGGCGCAGCAATATGCCCGAATCCATGCAGGCAATGTGTTTCATGGCGGGCGCGAACTCGATTTTCTACGGCGACAAGCTCTTAACCACCGAAAATCCCGACGAAGACGGCGACCGCCTACTGATGGAAAAGCTGAATTTGTATCCGCTGCGGTTTGAATTGGAAGAAGAATACGAAGCGGCGCAACAGGAAAGTGAAGCCCCTAAAATCAAAGTGGATTATTAA
- the yddG gene encoding aromatic amino acid DMT transporter YddG has translation MYRLTAYPISPKQATFIGLFAVCFWSSVIGLIRTLSLHMGAVGGAAVMYSLATILLLLIFGKPDLRRFSRNYLFWAGIFFVGCELCLSLSIGYADNARQTVEIGMVNYLWSTFTIIGAVWFNKQPAKWWIAIGFALSFIGIAIVLGGEGGLSPAHIYRNVLANPAGYIMALLDALFWAAYCTLTARVKAQGNAVGFFFFLVSCVLWAKYFAGSYGSLNFDTESVLYALAAASCMGLGYAVWNIGISRGNMTVLAGASYFIPVFSALISSFLLDAPLPTEFWQGAAMVCIGSAVCWLATQKKA, from the coding sequence ATGTACCGTCTTACCGCCTATCCCATCTCCCCGAAACAGGCCACCTTCATCGGCCTTTTTGCCGTCTGTTTTTGGAGTTCCGTCATTGGGTTAATCCGTACCTTGAGCCTGCACATGGGGGCGGTAGGCGGCGCAGCAGTCATGTACAGCCTTGCCACGATATTGCTGCTGCTGATTTTCGGCAAACCCGATTTGCGCCGCTTCAGCCGGAATTACCTTTTTTGGGCAGGTATCTTTTTTGTCGGCTGCGAACTGTGTCTGTCCCTTTCCATCGGATATGCAGACAACGCCAGACAAACCGTCGAAATCGGCATGGTCAATTATTTATGGTCGACTTTTACCATCATCGGCGCGGTCTGGTTCAATAAACAGCCGGCAAAATGGTGGATTGCCATAGGCTTTGCACTATCCTTCATCGGCATCGCCATCGTCTTGGGCGGGGAAGGCGGATTGTCCCCCGCCCATATTTACCGCAATGTCCTCGCCAATCCCGCAGGCTATATCATGGCGCTCTTGGACGCGCTGTTTTGGGCGGCATATTGCACACTGACCGCGCGGGTTAAGGCGCAGGGTAATGCCGTCGGCTTTTTCTTTTTCCTCGTTTCCTGCGTCCTGTGGGCAAAATATTTTGCAGGCAGCTACGGCAGCCTCAATTTCGATACCGAATCAGTCTTATACGCACTTGCTGCCGCATCCTGTATGGGTTTGGGCTATGCAGTGTGGAACATCGGCATCTCGCGCGGCAATATGACCGTTTTGGCAGGCGCATCTTATTTTATCCCCGTTTTCTCCGCCCTGATTTCATCCTTCCTGCTCGACGCACCGCTTCCTACGGAATTTTGGCAAGGTGCGGCGATGGTATGCATCGGATCGGCCGTATGCTGGTTGGCAACACAAAAGAAAGCATGA
- a CDS encoding sulfate ABC transporter substrate-binding protein, with translation MTVRTTALFAAAVLAACSPQSEQNTASPSSPAADGKGVKLLNVSYDVARDFYKEYNPLFVKEYQSKHKGADIDIQQSHGGSSKQALSVANGLAADVVTMNQTSDIDLLAQKGLIKPDWAKRLPDNAVPYTSVTVFLVRKGNPKQIKDWNDLAKDGVKIVLANPKTSGNGRYAFLGAYAYGLKANNGDEAKAQEFAASVLKNTPVFENGGRAATTTFSQRNIGDVLVTFENEANHVSKKLTQDQFEIVYPSYTILSETPVAVVDSVADKKGTQEAAKEYLEYLWSKPAQELAAKLYLRPRNAEVFAAHKADFPEIETFSPNEKFGTWDEIMKKFFADGGLVDKLSPKR, from the coding sequence ATGACTGTCCGCACAACCGCCCTTTTTGCTGCCGCCGTTTTAGCGGCATGCTCGCCGCAATCCGAACAAAACACCGCTTCACCGTCTTCTCCTGCGGCAGACGGCAAAGGTGTGAAACTATTGAATGTTTCTTATGATGTGGCACGAGATTTTTATAAAGAATACAACCCTTTGTTTGTCAAAGAATATCAAAGTAAACACAAGGGCGCAGACATAGACATCCAACAGTCGCACGGCGGTTCCAGCAAACAGGCATTGTCTGTCGCCAACGGGCTGGCGGCGGATGTCGTTACCATGAACCAGACTTCCGACATCGATTTGTTGGCGCAGAAAGGGCTGATTAAACCCGACTGGGCAAAACGTCTGCCGGACAATGCCGTTCCCTATACCAGCGTAACCGTTTTCCTTGTCCGCAAAGGCAATCCCAAACAAATCAAAGACTGGAACGACTTGGCGAAAGACGGTGTCAAAATCGTACTCGCCAACCCGAAAACTTCCGGTAATGGCCGCTATGCTTTCCTTGGTGCATACGCTTACGGTTTGAAAGCCAACAACGGCGATGAAGCCAAAGCGCAGGAATTTGCTGCATCCGTCCTGAAAAACACGCCCGTGTTTGAAAACGGCGGACGTGCTGCCACGACAACGTTCAGTCAGCGTAATATCGGCGACGTTTTGGTTACTTTTGAAAACGAGGCGAATCACGTCAGCAAAAAACTGACCCAAGATCAGTTTGAAATCGTTTATCCGAGCTATACCATTCTGTCTGAAACTCCTGTTGCCGTTGTGGACAGCGTTGCCGACAAGAAAGGTACGCAGGAAGCCGCCAAAGAATATTTGGAATATCTATGGAGCAAACCCGCGCAGGAGCTTGCCGCCAAACTCTACCTTCGCCCGCGCAATGCCGAAGTATTCGCCGCACACAAAGCAGATTTCCCCGAAATCGAAACCTTCAGTCCCAACGAAAAATTCGGTACATGGGATGAAATCATGAAAAAATTCTTCGCTGACGGAGGTCTGGTCGATAAACTGTCGCCCAAAAGATAA
- a CDS encoding NAD(P)H-hydrate epimerase codes for MKIYTAAEMREHEQIAVDKGTTFEQLMENAGQAAAADLLRRFPKAGRALIVCGKGNNGGDGLVIARVLSEKDWQADVVFVLGDKLSPLAQLNHERLNHLDGVSFIRSDELEGRTTGRLRTLKTGYDLVIEGIFGTGFSGALPETAAAVCRLLNQADGFKIALDIPTGLNCDTGEADKDTFRADLTYAFAAYKPAHMTDAGKAYCGEAVCLDIGIE; via the coding sequence ATGAAAATCTACACCGCCGCAGAAATGCGCGAACACGAGCAAATAGCAGTCGATAAAGGCACGACTTTCGAGCAACTGATGGAAAACGCGGGACAAGCCGCCGCGGCTGATTTGCTGCGCCGTTTTCCCAAAGCAGGACGCGCGTTAATCGTTTGCGGCAAGGGCAACAACGGCGGCGACGGTTTGGTCATCGCGCGCGTGTTGTCCGAAAAGGATTGGCAGGCAGATGTCGTTTTTGTCTTGGGAGATAAACTGTCGCCGCTGGCGCAGTTGAATCACGAGCGTTTGAATCATTTAGACGGCGTCAGCTTTATCCGATCCGACGAACTGGAAGGCCGTACCACAGGCAGGCTTCGCACTCTGAAAACAGGTTACGACCTCGTTATCGAAGGCATTTTCGGAACAGGCTTCAGCGGCGCATTGCCCGAAACAGCCGCCGCCGTCTGCCGCCTGCTGAACCAAGCCGACGGTTTCAAAATCGCGCTGGACATCCCGACCGGACTGAACTGCGACACCGGCGAAGCAGACAAAGACACCTTCCGCGCTGACCTGACCTACGCCTTCGCCGCCTACAAACCCGCGCATATGACTGATGCAGGCAAAGCATATTGCGGAGAGGCCGTGTGTTTGGATATTGGGATAGAGTAG
- a CDS encoding FeoA family protein produces MSAIPLSKLSKGAVAHIDSIVPNSTFGELDPLVTRRLADLGFSSGMPLQVIAVGGFGRGPFAVRLGNQSQFSLRQEEAGKIMCHVIDG; encoded by the coding sequence ATGTCTGCCATACCTTTGTCAAAACTCAGTAAAGGCGCAGTCGCGCACATCGACTCCATCGTCCCCAATTCGACTTTCGGCGAACTCGACCCGCTGGTTACGCGCCGTCTTGCCGACTTGGGTTTTTCAAGCGGAATGCCGTTGCAGGTGATTGCCGTCGGCGGATTCGGACGCGGTCCGTTTGCCGTACGTTTGGGCAACCAGTCGCAATTCTCGTTGCGGCAGGAAGAAGCGGGAAAAATTATGTGCCATGTGATTGACGGCTGA